The genomic interval AAAAGAGATCAAGACGGGAAAGTGGATCGAGGGCGATCTGTTGCGTATGGGCGGCCATTCGTTCATATTCCCCGATCCTGCGCCGAAAGGATTCAATCAGTACGAAGTCGATCCGGAGACGGTCGGCCAGTTCACGGGCGTGAAGGACAAGAACGGGACGCGGATCTTCGAGGGGGACTTGATATCGGCCGATGATTATCCGTTTGTTAACGAGGATGGCCAGTGGAACTACGTTGCCGAGTTTGACTGGGACGAGGTGAACCTTGCTTTTGGAGCATTTTTCCGCCAACGCAAGGATTCCAATGTGTGGGGCATCAGTGAGGGGTGTCCGTGTGATCTGGAAGACGTCGATTTTGAGATTGTCGGCAACATTCATGACAATCTGGAAATGCTCAAAAACAAATAGCCT from uncultured Alistipes sp. carries:
- a CDS encoding YopX family protein, translated to MKRVILFRGKEIKTGKWIEGDLLRMGGHSFIFPDPAPKGFNQYEVDPETVGQFTGVKDKNGTRIFEGDLISADDYPFVNEDGQWNYVAEFDWDEVNLAFGAFFRQRKDSNVWGISEGCPCDLEDVDFEIVGNIHDNLEMLKNK